TGCAAAAACTTTTTAAGGAAGACAAACAGGAATTATATGCATAAACCACTAGTTGCCCGGCTATTATTTGTTTGCATCATACTCTGCAGCACAGAATTTGCAATAAGTCAGCCGTTGCGTGAGCCACTTTTTGTTTCTACGCAAATCAATAGCGACAACACCGTTAGCTTTCGCTATTTCGCACCCATAGCAAAAGATGTGAAGTTGAACGTGCAATTTGAGAAAGCAAACGTTCCGATGACAAAGGATAGTTCCGGTGTATGGCATGTCAAAGTAGGCCCGGTAAAACCTGATATGTATCCTTATCATTTTGTGGTGGATGGTATACACGTAGCTGACCCAAAGAACAGCGCCATCTTTCCAAATGAAGGATTTCAAAACAGCATTGTCGAAATTACTGGTAACACGCCGCTGGTTCATACCCTTCAGGATGTGCCTCACGGAACCGTTGCATACCGTTATTATACCTCACCGGAATTGGGCATGCGTCCTGTTGTGATTTATACACCTCCCGGTTATGAAAAAGACGCTGCTAAAAAATATCCTGTGCTTTATCTTCTTCACGGCACAACAGATGTGGAAGAAACATGGACAAAAGTGGGAAGGGCCAACATCATTCTTGATAACCTGATTGCCCAAGGCAAAGCACAACCGATGATAATCGTGATGCCATATGGCCGTGCTTATCCTAAAATCAGCAAAGAATCCGGCAGTCTTCGCAACTGGGAAAATTTGCAGGAGTTCAAAAAAGATTTTTTGAATAACCTGCTTCCTTTTGTAGAACAAAACTACCGGGTAAAAAAAGAGAAGGATGGCCGTGCCATTGCCGGCTTTTCCGGCGGAGGTGGTGAGACACTTTATCTCGGGTTAAATAATCCGCAACTTTTCAGTTGGGTTTGTGGTTTTGCACCCGGCATGCTGAAAGAAGAATTTAACCGCAACAATGAAGTTGCTTTTGCCAATCCTTCACTTACCAATCAGCAATTAAAGTTATTTTGGATAGGAGTGGGTAAAGAAGATATGTTGTATCCCGTTATTTCGGATTACCTGAAAGTGCTGGATGAAAAAGAAATCAAACATGAAATATTTATTTCGGATGGCGGGCATACGTGGATGAATTGTAAACTTTTTCTTTCCATCATCGCACAAAAACTTTTCAAGTAAGAACAATGCAAGTCTTTCTTACCATACCCACCTGAATCTCTAATTGATAAACCATAAAACAACGATTGCTTTATGATCCTGAAACGATTGTCAGCCAAACTCAGCATTGCAGTTGTTGCATTGCTGTTGTTGTCTTTTTATATCGGTTGTAATTCGGGGGCATCCACGTATAACCATACTACATGGTCGCAATATGGTGGCGGTCCCGATCAGTCGAAATATTTCGATGCATCTGAAATTACGAAAGATAATGTGGGGCAGTTGCAGATTGCGTGGATGTATAACTCTCAGGACAGTATGTCTTACTTTTTCAGTCCTGTTGTTGTGGACAGCATGATGTATTTGATGGCGAAAAATTTTTCACTGGTTGCAGTGAATGTGCATACGGGTAAAGAAGTTTGGATCCACACGAAGCTGATGGGTTTATCAAGAAGAGGCATCAACTACTGGGAGAGTAGTGATAAAAAAGACAAACGACTCGTCTTTACATTGAATAATTCGTTGCAGGCGATCGATGCGGTTACAGGAAAAAGTATTCTGAGTTTTGGCGATAGTGGTTATGTTGATCTGCGGCAGGGCCTTGATCGTGATCCTTCTTCCATCAGGCGAATGCAATCCATGATGCCCGGCATTATTTACAACGATCTTGTTATACTTGGCTCTGCTCCCGGCGAAAATTATTTTTCACCACCGGGTCATATAAGAGCTTACAACGTAGTTACAGGAAAATTAGAATGGACCTTTCATACCATCCCCCATCCCGGTGAATTTGGATACGATACCTGGCCAAAAGATGCTTACAAATATGCAGGTGCTGTAAATGTGTGGAGTGAAATGTCAGTAGATGAAAAAAGAGGCATTGTGTATCTCCCGCTGGGTTCTCCCACGTATGATTATTATGGTGCCGATCGCATTGGTGCCAATCTGTTCGGCAATAGTTTAGTGGCACTTGATGCAAAAACAGGAAAACGCATCTGGCACTACCAAACGGTGCATCACGATCTGTGGGATTATGATCTTGCTTCCGCACCGCAGTTGCTAACGGTAAAGAACAATGGCAAAGAGGTCGATGCAGTTGCGGTGGCTACCAAGCATGGTTTTATGTTTGTGTTCGACAGAGTAACAGGTGATCCATTTTTCCCAATCGATGAAAAACCATTCCCTGCCAGTGAAATGCCGGGCGAACAGGCATGGCCCACACAACCCATTTCTTCACTACCGGATTTTACAAGGCACACTGTAACAAAGGAAACACTCAATCCATTTTTTCCTGACAGTATTAAACAGCAATGGCACAAGCGTCTTGATTCGTCAAAGTCCGGTTTGTATCTTCCTCCATCAGACAAATATGAAACGGTAATGATGCCGGGTGCATTGGGAGGTGCCAACTATGGTAATACAGGTTCCAATCCCGGCAAAGGAATCATGTATGTGATGACACAGGAATATGCTTCCACTTACAAACTCAAAAAAGTGCTCCCTCCTTCAGCGAATTTGTCGAACGATGAGGTAAAACGTGTGAAAGCATTTTACACTGCTACTTGTAAAACCTGTCATGGTGCCAATATGGAAGGAGGTCTTGCACCATCATTGGTAAACGCAGGCCAGCGTATTTTTTATGATGAGTTTAAAGGTATTGTGCTGAATGGTCGTGGACAGATGCCGGGATTTGTGCATGTAGATGAGCAAACAATTACTGCCTTGTATCGCTATCTCGGAGGAAACCCTGCACGACCAAATTTCTTCAGAAGAATGGATACCACTTCAAAAGTAAGTGGACCAGTAGTTGCATCAGGTGGTGCTAAAATAAAACCAGATGCAAACCGTAGTGCTCCCATGTTTGATTATCCGGAAGGAGTAGATCATCCGGTTGATCGCTATACAACTGATTATGGGTTAGACTGGATGGGATTGTTATCACCTCCCTGGTCATCATTGGTTGCTTATGATCTCAATACCGGCACCATCAAATGGAGAAAACCTATTGGTGAAGATTCACTTTACAGCAAAGGCGATAAAACAACCGGCGCACCTAGTGGTGTTTTACGAAAAGGAATGGTAGTTACATCAACAGGAATTGTATTCGCTACTGCAAAAGGTGGTAAGCTCTACGCATTTGATGCAGACAATGGAACTGTTTTATGGGAAACAACATTGAGTCATGAAACCAATGGACAACCGATCATGTTTACAAAAAATGGTAAG
The DNA window shown above is from Lacibacter sp. H375 and carries:
- a CDS encoding outer membrane protein assembly factor BamB family protein, with amino-acid sequence MILKRLSAKLSIAVVALLLLSFYIGCNSGASTYNHTTWSQYGGGPDQSKYFDASEITKDNVGQLQIAWMYNSQDSMSYFFSPVVVDSMMYLMAKNFSLVAVNVHTGKEVWIHTKLMGLSRRGINYWESSDKKDKRLVFTLNNSLQAIDAVTGKSILSFGDSGYVDLRQGLDRDPSSIRRMQSMMPGIIYNDLVILGSAPGENYFSPPGHIRAYNVVTGKLEWTFHTIPHPGEFGYDTWPKDAYKYAGAVNVWSEMSVDEKRGIVYLPLGSPTYDYYGADRIGANLFGNSLVALDAKTGKRIWHYQTVHHDLWDYDLASAPQLLTVKNNGKEVDAVAVATKHGFMFVFDRVTGDPFFPIDEKPFPASEMPGEQAWPTQPISSLPDFTRHTVTKETLNPFFPDSIKQQWHKRLDSSKSGLYLPPSDKYETVMMPGALGGANYGNTGSNPGKGIMYVMTQEYASTYKLKKVLPPSANLSNDEVKRVKAFYTATCKTCHGANMEGGLAPSLVNAGQRIFYDEFKGIVLNGRGQMPGFVHVDEQTITALYRYLGGNPARPNFFRRMDTTSKVSGPVVASGGAKIKPDANRSAPMFDYPEGVDHPVDRYTTDYGLDWMGLLSPPWSSLVAYDLNTGTIKWRKPIGEDSLYSKGDKTTGAPSGVLRKGMVVTSTGIVFATAKGGKLYAFDADNGTVLWETTLSHETNGQPIMFTKNGKQYLVVNATGTFAKDSYNHAAKPGAIPRGYLVYALPDMKK
- a CDS encoding esterase; this encodes MHKPLVARLLFVCIILCSTEFAISQPLREPLFVSTQINSDNTVSFRYFAPIAKDVKLNVQFEKANVPMTKDSSGVWHVKVGPVKPDMYPYHFVVDGIHVADPKNSAIFPNEGFQNSIVEITGNTPLVHTLQDVPHGTVAYRYYTSPELGMRPVVIYTPPGYEKDAAKKYPVLYLLHGTTDVEETWTKVGRANIILDNLIAQGKAQPMIIVMPYGRAYPKISKESGSLRNWENLQEFKKDFLNNLLPFVEQNYRVKKEKDGRAIAGFSGGGGETLYLGLNNPQLFSWVCGFAPGMLKEEFNRNNEVAFANPSLTNQQLKLFWIGVGKEDMLYPVISDYLKVLDEKEIKHEIFISDGGHTWMNCKLFLSIIAQKLFK